The genomic DNA TCACCGTTCCTGCCTCGGAAGGCGCCCTGGCTGGTACGTACGAGTGGACGGACGTCTACAACACCATTACCGGCCAGCTGATGGAGTCGGCGCAGCCCGCCATGGGCGATCTCCCGGACGAGGCTGTCACCAACGCGTACGCGTTCAGCGCCGGCCTTCCCGTGTCGGTGTCCGGTGGTGACGACATCGCCATCCTGGCCTCGGTGAGTTACGACCACTACGGTCGTCCTCTTGAGCAGGCGTTCGGCGCAATTGCCCAACAGCTCTGGAAGAGGCGTCAGTACGACCAGCACACGGGGGAGCTGACCCAGGCTTCCACCGAGCGTGACGTCGAGCCGCGCTTCATCGACAACGTCAGCTACACCTATGACCTCGCAGGCAATATCAAGAAGATCGGTACGGTAACCGGCCAGGACGCCACCGTCGTCAGCGACACCCAGTGCTTCGGTCTCGACACCCTGCGCCGCATCACCGACGCCTGGACCGCGACCGATGACTGCGCGGCCGCGTCCCCGACCGCGGCGGTTATCGGCGGTCCGGACCCGTACTGGACCACGTACACCTACGATGCCGTCGGCAACCGCAAGACCGAGACCCAGCACACCGCAGCGGCCGGTCCCGCCACGGATACGGTGCGCACGTACCAGGCTCCCGAGGCGGGAACGCACAACCTTCCCGGTATCACACAGACGGGCACGAACCAGCACACCGAGACCTATACCTACGACGAGACAGGCAACACTCGGACCCGCAAGATCGGCAACGCCGATCTGCAGGACCTCACGTGGGATACCGAAGGCCATCTGGCTTCCGTCACCGAAGTCACCAGCACCACCAACTACCTGTACGACACGTCGGGTAGCCGCATGGTGCGACGCGACTCGACCGGGACCACGCTCTACCTGCCCTTCGGCAACGAACTGCACCTCGACAAGGCCGGCAAGGTCACGGGTACCCGCTACTACACCGCAGCGGGTGAAACCGTAGCCCTGCGCAAGGGCGGGAAGCTCAGCTTCCTGATCAACGACCACCACGGCACCAGCACCACTCAGGTCTCCGCGGACGCGGCCCAGACCGTCACCCGTCGTCAGAGCACCATCTTCGGCGCGCCCCGTGGTTCCCAGCCCACAACATGGGCCGGGGACAAGGGATTCGTCGGCGGAACGAAGGACCCCGACACCGAACTCACCCACCTCGGCGCCCGCGAGTACGACCCGGCCAGCGGCCGCTTCATCAGCGTCGATCCGATCCTGGACCTCGCCGATCCCCAGCAGGCACACGGCTACACCTACGCGAACAACAACCCCGTCTCCTTCAGTGATCCCAGCGGGCTGCGGCCCGACGGCCCGGTCGGTGGCAACGACTACAACGATGTCCGCAGTACGACTGATGGTTCGAACAACGGGAAGGCCGGCAGCGGATGGTTCCGCGACAGCCAAGGAGGCTGGAGCTACCGACACCAGCAGTACTGGCCCGGGCACCTCGGTAGCAAGGTAAGCGGCGTCACCACCGTCTCCTACTCCTGGTCCTCGCGCGTGAGGGCGAAGGGGAAGCCCGTCAGCGGCTATGTGATCCCGCACCCGAAGGTCGCCCCGAAGAACTTCTACACGAAGTGGGTCGCACCGATCGCGGTATCCGTCCTGCTGCCGGATGTGCAGGCATGGCAGGACTGCGGCGGCGGTGACCTGAGCCAGTGCGGCTGGTCGGCCACGGACCTTCCGCTGCTGAAGCCTCTGAAGGCGATCAAGGGGGCCAAGAAGGCCGTTGACGCCGCCTCGACTGCGGCCAAGAAGTGCCACAGCTTCCTGCCGGGCACCCGAGTTCTGCTGGCAGATGGCACAAGTAAGAAGATCGAGGACGTCGAGAAGGGGGACGTCGTACTCGCCACGGACCCGGATACCGGTGAGACACGGTCCAAGGAAGTCATCGAGACCATTCTGACCAAGGATGACAAGGACTTCACCGAGCTCAACGTCACCACGGATATGGGCGAAGCCAGCATCGTCGCCACGGACACCCATCCCTTCTGGTCGGTGAACCAGAAGAAGTGGCTCGACGCGGGGAAAGTACAGCCGGGGACCAAGCTGCTCACATCCGATGGTCGTGATGTCGAGGTCACTTCGACGCGGCACTATACGAAGCGGCAGCAGACGCACGACCTCACGGTTGAGGGCATCCACACGTACTATGTGCTGGCGGGTGCCACGCCGGTCCTCGTGCACAACTGCAATCTGTTTGATGGACCTGGCTGGCAACACGTGCTGGATGAGCACGTAGATGGAAGTCCGGGAGTGGTTTCAGGAAACACTACTTTCTCCAATTATATGGATCTGGATGAAATTGGAGAATTGATTGAGGGTGCCGCTAAAACTCCCGGGCGGCGAAATACCCCTGATGCAACTGGGCGTCCTCGCGACGGAACAATTCACACGTACGATTTCGATTACCCTGTTGGGTCTCGAGGTGAAACTAGCGTCGAAGTGATTCTCAATCCAAACGGATCTCTGCGTACCGCCTACCCGAGGTGATGGCGATGGAAGAATTGTCTCTGCATTGGAATATGGTTCGGCCCGGATCGGCCAACCTCATTCTGCGATTTCCGCATGAGGTCATCGAAGTGCACACCACATATGTGGGAGATGGTCTCCGCTCTGTAGTGCAAGCTGCCATCGATCTCCGACTGGGGTCAAGCTCGGCAACGGCCTTCCTTCCTGCCGAACCTGCGGGTACCTTCCTGTTTTTTACGGGAGCAGACGAAGAGGTGTACTTGCAGGTCGTTCAATTCGCGGACATGGAATCAGAGTCTCGTCGCTGGAGTGGCGGCAATCTGCGATGGTGCGGTCGGATCGACGTTCGTACACTTATCCGCAGCGTAGTGGTAATGGCTGACGACGTGCTCGTTCAGTGTGGCGGAGCTGACGCGTATGCAAGGGAGTGGGGTGGAATCACTTTCCCGATTCGCGAGTTGGGGAATCTCCGGTAGACCGTGATCCTGGTGTGCCCAGCAGGCAGATGAAAAAGGTCTCCGAGCGGATGCGGACGCCGTGGTAGCGCCGCCCGGCTTCTGGATGTAGTGAGTGCAAACCTAAAGGCCCGTCAGGCTGGTTCTGACGGGCCTTCAGCGGGTCTTGAAGGCAGTAGTTGACGGCAACGCTCCCCGTACGAGAGGAAGGCTGACCGTGGCCCGCACCGAGTACTACGACGACCCGGCGCGCCCAAGCCGAACAGCGCGGTCGTCACCGCATCCGCCGTTGTCACCGACGACTACGGGCGCATCCTCCTACAGCGCCGCCGCGACAACGACCTATGGGCCTTGCCCAGCGGAGGCATGGACCTCACCGACCCCCTACCCGGCACAGACGTCCGCGAGGTCAAGGAAGAGACCGGCCTCGACGTAGAGATCGCCGGCCCTGTGGGCACCTACACCGACCTGAAACACATCATCGCCTACACCGACGGCAAGGTCCGCCGACAGTTCAACGTCTGCTTCACCGGTGGCCAACTAGCAATCTCTGACGAATCCACCGAACTCCGTCGTACCGCCGGAAGAGATCGAACATCTGCTGATGCAATATACCCAACGACTCAGGATCCAATACTTCCTGGAACATCGCGAGAAGCCGTGCGTGGGCTGAACCGCCTGACGGCAGTAGCGACGGCAACAACTCCGCACAACTACGCAGCTCACCGGACCGGCAAACCGCACTTGACCCTGCGAGAAATAAAGTCGAAGGCTTCGAGTAGCACGCACACTATGTGCTGGTGGGCGAGACTCCGGTCCTCGTCCACAATTGCGGAACGGCTGATCCCTAAAGTTTCAAGCGGACCGAGGCATTGTCCGGTGAAGAGGTAGCCGCTGTCCTTCCATCCCGCCCCTGATGCCTCGCGTTCCTGGAGTTCCCGGTTGCGGCGCAGTTAGAGGGAGCACAGGCACGGCGTGGGCAGAGCGATTCGCCGTTCGGAGCTCGGGGTCTTGGTCGGGAGGGCGGTCAGGCCGCCGGAGTTGGCGCGCCAGATGTTGGAAGTTTCGATGGCCAGGTCGAGATCTTCCCAGTGCAGGTCGGGGCGGAGTGCGAGTTCGAACAGTAAGTAGCAGGTGGTGGCTCGGGGGTGCTGGGAGAATATGGCGGGCATCTTCGGCAGGAAGTGGTTTCTAGCTGATGAGGCAGGAGTTGCCGGTGTGTACGTGCAGGGATGCTGCGAGTGATCTCTCCTCGCGTACCGCGTGTTCCAGCGTGGACTTGAGTAGGGAATGCATGCACGCTGACGTCAACTGGGAGCCGCCACCAAAGCCCGAGTTCCGGACAAGTCGGGGGGAGGGGCGTCGGGTAGGTCCGTTCGGGCCTGTCAGGCAGCACCGTTCTTTTCCAGATCTCGCGCTGTGTCCCCATCCGGGGTGAACTGCCTGTCCCCAGGTGCCCGTTGGCGCCGGCCCCGGCGTAGCGTGGATGCTGACGTCCGCCTGTGGGGGTGACCCGTGCAGTTCCGCGAAGAGTCCAGCATCGGAGACCGGATCGCTCGGCTGCGACTGCGCCGAAAGCTCGCCCAGGAACGGCTCGCCGAGCGGGCCGGTGTCTCGGTGGATGTCGTGCGCAAGCTTGAGCAAGGAGTGCGCAATACCGCCCGGCTCACGACTCTCAACGCCTTGGCCCGCGCCCTGGACGTGGAGCCGTCCGTGCTTGGCGGGCAGCCGACCACCTTCGAGGTGCGGGGCGAACAGGACCAGCCGTCCGTGCTCGCACTTCGACAGGCTGTCTCTCCGCTTGCTGATCTTCTCGGAGAGGAGGCCGACCCCGAGGAGCCGCCGTCTCTCGCGGATTTGCGTGCCGCCCTCCGTTCCACCGAATGCATCAGGCGCGACGGCCGGATCAGCGAGATCGGTGCGCTGCTGCCGCAGCTGATCAAGGACGCGCGTGCCGCCGTACGAGCTCACCATGGAGCCGAAGCCGCCGCCGCTCACGCTGTGCTCGCCGAGGCGTATCAGATCGCGGCGACCACACTGACGGCACTCGGCAAGGAGGACGCGGCGTTCACCGCCATGGAGCGGGCGGCCGAAGCGGCGCGGAGAGGGGATGACCCGCATCTGGAGACGGTCGGTGTCTCCACCCTTGCCTGGGTGCTGACCAGGCAGGGACGGCTGGCCGACGCGGAGCGGATCGCCGTCGCCACGGCCGAACGTGTGGAACCCACCTTCCGCTCACGGCCCGTCGAGCTGTCTCTCTGGGGCATCCTCCTGCTGCGCGCCGCGACCGCCGCCGTCCGCGCGGGTCGGCACGACACCGTGCGGGACCTGATCGGCCTTGCGGGCGCCGCCGCGGCCCGTATCGGTACGGACCGGCTCGACTACGCGACTCCGTTCGGTCCGACGAACGTGGGTGTGGCCAAGGTCAACTTCCTGGTGGAGATGGAGGAGAACGCCGAGGCGCTGAGCGCCGCGCGTGTCGTCCCCGATCTGCGGTCGCTGCCGCCCACCTGGCTCGCCCGCTTCCACGTGGACCGGGCGCAGGCCTGCGTGGAACTGGACAGGGCCGATGGGGCTACCCAGGCCCTGCTCGTGGCTGAGCGCATCGCGCCGGAGTGGATGCGGTACCACTCGACGAGCCGCCGGCTCGTCGCCGACCTGCGGGGCAGGGAACGACGCCGTACGTCCCCCATTGCGGAGCTTGCCGAGCGGATCAACCTCGACGGGCAGGCTTGCGACTAGGACGGGCTGCCCCAGTCGTCCCGCGGAGTCGCACGGGATGTCACTGGGCGGGCCCTGTGGCCGCGCCTAGCGTGAGGGAGCCGTCAGAAGAGGACGCTTCGCACGAATAATGAGGATCCATGCCGAACCCTGATGTCCGCCTGCTGCCGTGGTCCGACGCACAAGGCAAGGGGTGTCTTCTGATCACGGACAACGACGCGCCCGGACCCGTCTCGCGTGTCGCCGATCAGGTCGAAGCCGTACAGCTCGGCATGGGCCAGGAGCTGATCGGACACGCGGAGGAGATTCTCGGCGATCCGCGCGCCGATCCCGGGCAGGTTCGCTACCTGGCCGCCCGGCTGACCGAGGCCCTGGGGGACGCCGTGAGGGTGGCGGTGAGCAGGGGCGCGCGGGCCGGGCGTGGGTGAGGAGAAATGGGCACGAGGGGCCCTCCCACAACCCACATCCGTCCCAAGGCCCCGCATCCGTCCCGAGCCCCGCACCCATACCCGGCCCCGCATCCGTACCGGGCCCCGCAGCCGGCACCGCTCCGGCTCCGCGCCCGGCGCGCCTGCCGCGGGTGCCCGCGCGTCGGCCCCCGCGCGTCGGACCGCACGCGTCGGCCCCCGCCCTCGGCCCGCACGCGCCGGACCCCCGCGCCCCGCTCCCGCCCCGCTCCCGCCACGCTCCCGCCACGCCCCGTGCCCGACTTGCCGAAGAAGCGGCGGAGTGTACCCACCACGCACCCCCCTCACACGCCCCCGCGCCCAAAAATGTTCGCCTGAGCGGCTGAAGTTTTGTTGATATGTGGCCAGTTGAGGGTGTGAGGGGCCTACTCTTCAACAGGTGAACCAGTTGAAGTCCCGCACCGATGCCCTTGCCGAGCTGTCCGGGGAAGCCGCTCTGCCCGGCACGCTGTCCGAGGAGCTCCGCGCCGAGCTGATCGCGTTCCGTCGTGATCTGCACATGCACCCCGAGCTCGGCAACCAGGAGTTCCGTACCACCGCGGCCATCAAGGACCGGCTGGAGAAGGCCGGGCTGAAGCCGCGGGTGCTCTCCATCGGGACCGGGCTGATGTGTGACGTGGGGGAGTGGGACGGGGTGACGCCCATGCTGGCGTTGCGGGCCGACATCGACGCGCTGCCGATCCCGGACACCAAGGCGGGGGTCTCCTACCGGTCCACCGTGCCCGAGCGGGCGCACGCCTGCGGGCACGACGTGCACACCACCACCGTGCTGGGCGCCGGGCTCGTGCTGGCCGGGCTGGCGCGGCAGGGGCTGCTGCCCAGGGCCGTGCGGCTGATCTTCCAGCCCGCCGAGGAGGTGCTGCCCGGCGGCGCCACCGACGCGATCGAGGCCGGGGTGCTGGAGGGCGTCGGGCGGATCATCGGGGTGCACTGCGACCCGAAGGTGGACGTCGGGCGCATCGGGCTGCGGGCCGGGGCCATCACCTCCGCCTGCGACCGGCTGGAGGTGTCCATGGACGGGCCCGGCGGGCACACCGCCCGGCCGCACCTGACCACCGACCTGGTCACCGCCGCCGCCCGGGTGGCCACCGACGTACCCGCGCTGCTGGCCCGCCGGACCGACGCCCGCTCGGGGCTCGCCGTCACCTGGGGGCGGCTGGAGACCGGGCACGCGTGCAACGTCATCCCGCAGCACGCCGAACTGTCCGGAACTGTTCGCTGCCTGGACCTGGACGCCTGGCGGGAGGCGCCCGACCTCGTGCACACCGCCATCGACGAGGTGGCGGGCATGCACCGGGCCAAGACCGTGATCAATTACGTGCGCGGGGTGCCGCCCGTGGTGAACGACGCCGAGACGGTCGCCCTGCTCGACGCCGCGATGACCGAGCGGCGCGGTTCGTACGCGATCGAGGACACCGAGCAGAGCCTCGGGGGCGAGGACTTCTCCTGGTACCTGGAGCACGTGCCGGGCGCGATGGCGCGCCTCGGGGTGCGTACTCCGGGGGACACCCGCGGGCTCGACCTGCACCGGGGGAACTTCGACGTGGACGAGGAGGCGATCACCGTGGGTGTGGAGCTGTTCACGGCGGCCGCGCTGCTCGACGGCAACCGTTCGTGAGCTGTTCGGAGGCCATTCATGGACGCGCTGGACCACTTCTGTTCGCGACGATCCGATAACGGCTTCCGTACGGGTCCTTATCTGACATCTACGCGCGTTACGATCGCCGCGAAACCAGCGCCGGAAGAGGCGCTTCGGTCAGGTTTGAAGGAGCCTTCCCTTGCGCCGGATCACCAGGATTGCCACCGTGGGCGTTGCGTCCGCAGCGCTTGCGCTCAGCGCCACCGCGTGTGGCGGAAAATCATCGTCGGACGCCGGGTCCGACTCCAAGGAAGCCAAGACGGCCATCGCGTACGACATCGGTGGCCGCGGCGACCAGTCGTTCAACGATGCTGCCTACGCCGGTCTTGCCAAGGCCGAGAAGGAACTCGGCGTCAAGGGCACCGAGGCGGAGCCCTCCGACGGTGAGTCGGATGCCGACAAGGTGCAGCGCCTCACGGAGCTGGCCCGTGCCGGCAACAATCCGGTGATCGGCGTCGGTTTCGCCTACGCGCCCGCCATCAAGAAGGTCGCGCCGAAGTTCCCGAAGATCACCTTCGGGATCATCGACGACGCCTCGGTGACCGGCGACAACATCGCCAACATCGTCTTCAACGAGGAGCAGGGCTCCTACCTCGCTGGTGTCGCCGCCGCCAAGGTCACCAAGACGAAGACGGTCGGCTTCATCGGTGGTGTCGAGACTCCGCTGATCAAGAAGTTCCAGGCCGGCTACGAGCAGGGTGTCAAGGACACCGACCCCTCGGTCAAGGTCCAGTCGCAGTACCTGACCCAGCCGCCGAACTTCGACGGCTTCTCCAAGCCCGACCTCGGCAAGGCCGCCGCCCAGGGCCAGCTCGACAAGAAGGCCGACGTGATCTACTCGGCGGCCGGTCTGGCCGGTTCCGGTGCGATCGAGGCTGTCTCCAAGGCCGGCAAGTGGAACATCGGCGTCGACTCCGACCAGTACCAGCAGAAGGGCCTCGCCGCCTACAAGGCGAGCATTCTGACCTCGGTCACCAAGGACGTCGAGGACTCGGTCTTCAACCTGATCAAGTCGGTCAAGGACGGCAAGCCGGAGACCGGCGAGGTCCGCTACGGCCTCGACAAGGATGGCGTCGGCCTCTCGATGTCCAACCCGGCCTTCACCAAGATGACCGAGGTCATCGCTGCTGTGGACGAGGCGAAGAAGAGCATCATCGACGGCAAGATCACCGTCAAGACCACCCCGTAACGGCTTCTGCCGTCCGGCTGGTTTCCTGTGGGCCCGGAGTGCGCGACACCGCCGCTCCGGGCCTGCGGAGTACCACTCGCAATACCTCGAAGAAGATCCGCCTCTCGCAGTGCTCCTCCGTACCGGCCCGGATACTGACATCCGGGCCGTGCTGTGCACCTGTGTTTTACGATTCGGCAGCGCTACGCGTGTAGACAGCCCTCCGGCGCGATAACTTCACCCCGCCCCTCAGCCACTCCGCTCCCGCTCCTGTCCGGCCAAGGAGAGTGCGTCATCAACGCGTCCAGCAGCCCCCCCGCCGTAGAACTGCACGGCATCACCAAGCGATTCCCCGGCGTCGTCGCCAACCACAACATCGACATCACCATCGGCAAGGGCACGGTCCACGCCCTCGTCGGCGAGAACGGGGCCGGTAAGTCCACCCTGATGAAGATCCTCTACGGCATGCAGAAGCCGGATGAGGGAACCATCGCGGTCGACGGCGACCTGGTCTCCTTCAGTAACCCGGGCGATGCCATCGCACGCGGCATCGGCATGGTGCACCAGCACTTCATGCTCGCCGACAACTTCACCGTCCTGGAGAACGTCGTCCTCGGCGGCGAGAAGCTGCACGGCATCGGGTCCGCGGCCCGCAAGAAGATCAAGGAGATCTCGGACGCGTACGGTCTGGGGATCCGGCCCGACGCACTCGTGGAAGACCTCGGCGTCGCCGACCGTCAGCGCGTGGAGATCCTCAAGGTCCTCTACCGAGGTGCCCGCATCCTCATCCTGGACGAGCCGACTGCCGTGCTCGTGCCGCAGGAGGTCGACGCGCTCTTCGACAACCTCCGTGAGCTCAAGGCCGAGGGCCTCACGGTCATCTTCATCTCGCACAAGCTCGGCGAGGTCCTGTCGGTTGCCGACGACATCACCGTGATCCGCCGCGGTACGACGGTGGGTACCGCCGAC from Streptomyces sp. NBC_00654 includes the following:
- a CDS encoding helix-turn-helix domain-containing protein, which produces MQFREESSIGDRIARLRLRRKLAQERLAERAGVSVDVVRKLEQGVRNTARLTTLNALARALDVEPSVLGGQPTTFEVRGEQDQPSVLALRQAVSPLADLLGEEADPEEPPSLADLRAALRSTECIRRDGRISEIGALLPQLIKDARAAVRAHHGAEAAAAHAVLAEAYQIAATTLTALGKEDAAFTAMERAAEAARRGDDPHLETVGVSTLAWVLTRQGRLADAERIAVATAERVEPTFRSRPVELSLWGILLLRAATAAVRAGRHDTVRDLIGLAGAAAARIGTDRLDYATPFGPTNVGVAKVNFLVEMEENAEALSAARVVPDLRSLPPTWLARFHVDRAQACVELDRADGATQALLVAERIAPEWMRYHSTSRRLVADLRGRERRRTSPIAELAERINLDGQACD
- a CDS encoding amidohydrolase — encoded protein: MNQLKSRTDALAELSGEAALPGTLSEELRAELIAFRRDLHMHPELGNQEFRTTAAIKDRLEKAGLKPRVLSIGTGLMCDVGEWDGVTPMLALRADIDALPIPDTKAGVSYRSTVPERAHACGHDVHTTTVLGAGLVLAGLARQGLLPRAVRLIFQPAEEVLPGGATDAIEAGVLEGVGRIIGVHCDPKVDVGRIGLRAGAITSACDRLEVSMDGPGGHTARPHLTTDLVTAAARVATDVPALLARRTDARSGLAVTWGRLETGHACNVIPQHAELSGTVRCLDLDAWREAPDLVHTAIDEVAGMHRAKTVINYVRGVPPVVNDAETVALLDAAMTERRGSYAIEDTEQSLGGEDFSWYLEHVPGAMARLGVRTPGDTRGLDLHRGNFDVDEEAITVGVELFTAAALLDGNRS
- a CDS encoding BMP family protein; translated protein: MRRITRIATVGVASAALALSATACGGKSSSDAGSDSKEAKTAIAYDIGGRGDQSFNDAAYAGLAKAEKELGVKGTEAEPSDGESDADKVQRLTELARAGNNPVIGVGFAYAPAIKKVAPKFPKITFGIIDDASVTGDNIANIVFNEEQGSYLAGVAAAKVTKTKTVGFIGGVETPLIKKFQAGYEQGVKDTDPSVKVQSQYLTQPPNFDGFSKPDLGKAAAQGQLDKKADVIYSAAGLAGSGAIEAVSKAGKWNIGVDSDQYQQKGLAAYKASILTSVTKDVEDSVFNLIKSVKDGKPETGEVRYGLDKDGVGLSMSNPAFTKMTEVIAAVDEAKKSIIDGKITVKTTP